In Actinomadura citrea, a single window of DNA contains:
- a CDS encoding DNA repair helicase XPB: protein MTDGPLIVQSDKTLLLEVDHDLADACRKDIAPFAELERAPEHIHTYRVTPLALWNARAAGHDAEQVVDTLIRFSRYPVPHALLVDVADTMARYGRLRLEKDPVHGLILSSSDRSVLEEVLRAKKIKGMIGDRVGDDAVAVHPSERGALKQALLKLGWPAEDLAGYVDGEAHAISLAEDGWELRSYQSEAASAFWHGGSGVVVLPCGSGKTIVGAAAMARAQATTLILVTNTVSAHQWKQELLRRTTLTEDEIGEYSGTKKEIRPVTIATYQIMTTRRKGAYAHLELFDARDWGLVVYDEVHLLPAPIFRMTADLQARRRLGLTATLVREDGREGDVFSLIGPKRYDAPWKDMEAQGWIAPADCVEVRVTLTDSERLAYATAEPEERYRFCATTDTKTKLIQALVDRHRGEQTLVIGQYIDQLDELGVLLDAPVIKGETRIRERERLFEAFRQGEIDVLVVSKVANFSIDLPEASVAVQVSGAYGSRQEEAQRLGRLLRPKASGAGARFYAVVARDTLDQDYAAHRQRFLAEQGYAYRIVDADTVLAGDEF from the coding sequence TTGACCGACGGTCCGCTCATCGTCCAGTCCGACAAGACGCTGCTGCTGGAGGTCGACCACGACCTCGCCGACGCCTGCCGCAAGGACATCGCCCCGTTCGCCGAGCTCGAACGGGCGCCCGAGCACATCCACACCTACCGGGTGACGCCGCTCGCCCTGTGGAACGCGCGCGCCGCCGGCCACGACGCCGAGCAGGTCGTCGACACCCTGATCCGGTTCTCCCGGTACCCCGTCCCGCACGCCCTGCTCGTGGACGTCGCCGACACGATGGCCCGGTACGGGCGCCTGCGGCTGGAGAAGGACCCCGTGCACGGGCTCATCCTGTCGTCCTCCGACCGGTCGGTCCTGGAGGAGGTGCTGCGCGCCAAGAAGATCAAGGGCATGATCGGCGACCGGGTCGGCGACGACGCCGTCGCCGTCCACCCGAGCGAGCGCGGCGCCCTCAAGCAGGCCCTGCTCAAGCTCGGCTGGCCCGCCGAGGACCTCGCCGGCTACGTGGACGGCGAGGCCCACGCCATCTCCCTCGCGGAGGACGGCTGGGAGCTGCGCTCCTACCAGAGCGAGGCCGCCTCGGCGTTCTGGCACGGCGGCTCCGGCGTCGTCGTCCTGCCCTGCGGCTCCGGCAAGACCATCGTCGGCGCCGCCGCCATGGCCCGCGCCCAGGCGACCACGCTGATCCTCGTCACCAACACCGTCTCCGCGCACCAGTGGAAGCAGGAGCTGCTGCGCCGCACGACCCTCACCGAGGACGAGATCGGCGAGTACAGCGGCACCAAGAAGGAGATCCGGCCGGTCACCATCGCCACCTACCAGATCATGACGACGCGCCGGAAGGGCGCCTACGCGCACCTGGAGCTCTTCGACGCCCGCGACTGGGGCCTGGTCGTCTACGACGAGGTCCACCTGCTGCCCGCGCCGATCTTCCGGATGACCGCCGACCTTCAGGCCCGCCGACGCCTCGGCCTCACCGCGACCCTCGTCCGGGAGGACGGCCGCGAGGGGGACGTGTTCTCCCTCATCGGCCCCAAGCGGTACGACGCGCCGTGGAAGGACATGGAGGCGCAGGGCTGGATCGCGCCCGCCGACTGCGTCGAGGTGCGCGTCACCCTCACCGACTCCGAGCGCCTCGCCTACGCGACCGCCGAGCCCGAGGAGCGGTACCGCTTCTGCGCCACGACCGACACCAAGACCAAGCTCATCCAGGCGCTCGTCGACCGGCACCGCGGCGAGCAGACCCTCGTCATCGGGCAGTACATCGACCAGCTGGACGAGCTCGGCGTGCTCCTGGACGCTCCGGTCATCAAGGGCGAGACCCGCATCCGCGAGCGGGAGCGGCTGTTCGAGGCGTTCCGCCAGGGGGAGATCGACGTCCTGGTGGTCTCCAAGGTGGCGAACTTCTCCATCGACCTTCCCGAGGCGTCCGTCGCCGTCCAGGTCTCGGGCGCCTACGGGTCCCGGCAGGAGGAGGCGCAGCGGCTGGGTCGCCTGCTGCGGCCCAAGGCGTCCGGTGCGGGAGCGCGCTTCTACGCCGTCGTGGCCCGCGACACCCTGGACCAGGATTACGCCGCCCACCGGCAGCGTTTTCTGGCGGAACAGGGCTACGCCTACCGGATCGTCGACGCCGACACGGTCCTCGCCGGCGACGAGTTCTGA
- a CDS encoding helicase-associated domain-containing protein: METYADWLRARGDDELRALLSARPELLAPVPADLTALAARAATPAAVSRALDRLDRFTLAVLEALLVLPAPAGPDALAAALDAAPEQVEGALATLRRFGLAWGNDAPATAPGVRQSLPHPAGLGPPAREVFAGYPAERLTDLVTDLDGEAPRGFADSGRLLARLTELLSDPAALVEDAGPEARAALDQLAWGPPVGRVADARRPVRLATATTPIERLLARGLLVAEDDRTVTLPREVALHLRGGRLFRDVPAEPPALAPAAAPRREDVVVRAAAGEAAGAVRLIEELLERWGLEPPPVLRSGGLAVRDLRAAATLLDVPEWKAALLVEVAYAAGLLTRSGDLDGEWLPTPAYDLWLMRDTAGRWTELARGWLKSDRAAGLAGDRDDRDRLINALSEAMVRSTAPSTRRAALDVLAGAGRGVVVGEDALLARLAWLRPRHGGPARDRLVGWTLREAAALGLTGFGELAPFGRDLLAGDDPEPALEKYLPEPVDEILVQADLTAVAPGPLVTELARELALAADVESTGGATVYRFTPESIRRALDAGRTAADVTDLLTRHSATPLPQPLVYLIDDVGRRHGHLRVGALSSYVRTDAPATLDEILADRRAAPLRLHRLAPTVLASGVQRADLLDGLRAMGLAPVAEAPGGGVIVTRPDAQRADPPPTAEIVRLRPDDRTDASMISAAVRALRAGDEASLHGAEHARQAPSGDPPRSPAMATVERLRGAVERGGRVWIGYLDQQGQASSRIVEPVRVEGGFLTGYDATRAAVHRFALHRITGVSELDDAP; encoded by the coding sequence ATGGAAACGTATGCGGACTGGTTGCGCGCGCGCGGCGACGACGAACTGCGCGCGCTGCTGTCCGCGCGTCCCGAGCTGCTCGCCCCCGTCCCCGCCGACCTGACCGCGCTCGCCGCCCGCGCCGCCACGCCCGCCGCCGTGTCCCGCGCGCTCGACCGGCTCGACCGCTTCACCCTCGCCGTCCTGGAGGCCCTGCTCGTCCTGCCCGCTCCGGCCGGGCCGGACGCGCTCGCCGCCGCCCTCGACGCCGCCCCCGAGCAGGTCGAGGGCGCGCTCGCCACCCTCCGCCGGTTCGGACTGGCCTGGGGGAACGACGCCCCGGCCACGGCGCCCGGCGTCCGGCAGAGCCTGCCGCACCCCGCCGGGCTCGGGCCGCCCGCCCGGGAGGTCTTCGCGGGCTACCCCGCCGAGCGGCTCACCGACCTGGTCACCGACCTGGACGGCGAGGCGCCGCGCGGCTTCGCCGACTCCGGCCGCCTCCTCGCCCGGCTCACCGAGCTGCTGAGCGACCCCGCCGCCCTGGTCGAGGACGCCGGGCCCGAGGCGCGTGCCGCCCTCGACCAGCTCGCGTGGGGCCCGCCGGTCGGGCGCGTCGCCGACGCGCGCCGTCCCGTCCGGCTCGCCACCGCGACCACCCCGATCGAGCGGCTCCTCGCGCGCGGCCTCCTCGTCGCCGAGGACGACCGCACGGTCACCCTGCCCCGCGAGGTCGCCCTGCACCTGCGCGGCGGGCGGCTGTTCCGGGACGTCCCCGCCGAGCCGCCCGCGCTCGCCCCCGCGGCCGCACCGCGCCGCGAGGACGTGGTCGTGCGCGCCGCCGCGGGCGAGGCCGCGGGCGCCGTCCGGCTGATCGAGGAGCTGCTGGAGCGCTGGGGCCTGGAACCGCCGCCCGTCCTGCGCAGCGGCGGCCTCGCCGTCCGCGACCTGCGCGCCGCCGCGACGCTCCTGGACGTCCCGGAGTGGAAGGCCGCCCTGCTCGTCGAGGTCGCCTACGCGGCGGGCCTGCTGACCCGCAGCGGCGACCTCGACGGCGAATGGCTGCCCACCCCCGCCTACGACCTGTGGCTGATGCGCGACACCGCCGGGCGCTGGACGGAGCTGGCCCGCGGCTGGCTGAAGTCCGACCGCGCCGCCGGGCTCGCCGGGGACCGCGACGACCGCGACCGGCTCATCAACGCCCTCAGCGAGGCGATGGTGCGCAGCACCGCGCCGTCCACCCGCCGCGCCGCCCTGGACGTCCTCGCCGGCGCGGGCCGCGGCGTCGTCGTCGGCGAGGACGCGCTCCTCGCCCGGCTGGCGTGGCTGCGGCCCCGCCACGGCGGACCGGCCCGCGACCGCCTCGTCGGCTGGACGCTCCGCGAGGCCGCCGCCCTCGGCCTCACCGGGTTCGGGGAGCTGGCCCCGTTCGGCCGCGACCTGCTCGCCGGCGACGACCCCGAGCCCGCGCTGGAGAAGTACCTCCCGGAGCCCGTCGACGAGATCCTCGTCCAGGCCGACCTGACCGCCGTCGCACCCGGCCCGCTGGTCACCGAACTCGCCCGGGAACTGGCGCTCGCCGCCGACGTCGAGTCCACCGGCGGCGCCACCGTGTACCGCTTCACCCCCGAGTCCATCCGCCGGGCCCTGGACGCGGGGCGGACCGCCGCCGACGTCACCGACCTGCTCACCCGGCACTCGGCGACCCCGCTCCCGCAGCCGCTCGTCTACCTGATCGACGACGTCGGCCGCCGGCACGGCCACCTGCGCGTCGGCGCCCTGTCGTCCTACGTCCGCACCGACGCGCCCGCCACCCTCGACGAGATCCTCGCCGACCGGCGCGCCGCGCCGCTGCGCCTGCACCGCCTCGCCCCGACCGTCCTGGCGTCCGGGGTGCAGCGCGCCGACCTGCTCGACGGCCTGCGCGCCATGGGCCTCGCCCCGGTCGCCGAGGCGCCCGGCGGCGGCGTGATCGTGACCCGGCCGGACGCGCAGCGCGCCGATCCGCCGCCCACCGCCGAGATCGTCCGGCTCCGCCCCGACGACCGCACCGACGCCTCGATGATCTCCGCGGCCGTGCGGGCGCTGCGCGCCGGGGACGAGGCGTCCCTGCACGGCGCCGAGCACGCCCGGCAGGCCCCGTCCGGCGACCCGCCCCGCTCCCCCGCGATGGCCACCGTCGAGCGGCTCCGCGGCGCCGTCGAGCGCGGCGGACGCGTCTGGATCGGCTACCTCGACCAGCAGGGCCAGGCGTCCAGCCGCATCGTCGAACCCGTCCGCGTCGAGGGCGGCTTCCTCACCGGCTACGACGCGACCCGCGCCGCCGTGCACCGCTTCGCGCTGCACCGCATCACCGGCGTCTCCGAACTCGACGACGCCCCCTGA
- a CDS encoding TetR/AcrR family transcriptional regulator, translating to MTTSTRDRIVTESLRLFADRGYAATSVAEIEAAAGLSPGAGGLYRHFRSKEEVLSSAIREHIERTRRQISDVLTQSTAFEERPLETRLRMTCQAGLAKMREEQDLIRVLFRDLDQFPNLVAEMREGIVNPLYDGIATWLATQPEFEGSDEDWPAVASILGGAVVNYWLANEAMYEPPTRIDEKRFVESWARLGLGLVHLERTPAT from the coding sequence ATGACGACATCTACGCGCGATCGCATCGTGACCGAGTCGCTCCGGCTGTTCGCCGACCGGGGCTACGCGGCGACGTCGGTCGCCGAGATCGAGGCGGCGGCCGGCCTGTCCCCGGGCGCGGGCGGTCTCTACCGGCACTTCCGGTCCAAGGAGGAGGTGCTCTCCTCGGCCATCCGCGAGCACATCGAGCGGACCCGCCGGCAGATCAGCGACGTCCTCACGCAGTCCACCGCCTTCGAGGAGCGCCCGCTCGAAACCCGGCTGCGCATGACGTGCCAGGCCGGACTGGCCAAGATGCGCGAGGAGCAGGACCTCATCCGGGTCCTGTTCCGCGACCTCGACCAGTTCCCGAACCTGGTGGCGGAGATGCGCGAGGGCATCGTCAACCCGCTGTACGACGGGATCGCCACCTGGCTCGCGACGCAGCCCGAGTTCGAGGGCTCCGACGAGGACTGGCCGGCGGTCGCGTCGATCCTCGGCGGCGCCGTGGTGAACTACTGGCTCGCGAACGAGGCGATGTACGAGCCGCCCACGCGCATCGACGAGAAGCGGTTCGTGGAGAGCTGGGCGCGCCTCGGCCTCGGGCTGGTGCACCTGGAGCGCACTCCGGCCACCTGA
- a CDS encoding GNAT family N-acetyltransferase, whose product MFKSPRKAADGAFLPEDFVVPTLVAGPDFQIRPITVHDVVKDYGAVIGSLDRLAGRFGPEWGWPDREFTFEQALIDVAWLQKQGQLRRSFSYVVITPDGERQLGRIHVAPSDRPGSDAVVVFWVRADEENSVLEKELEGFVREWVGTAWPFDKVRFPGRD is encoded by the coding sequence ATGTTCAAGTCTCCGCGGAAGGCGGCCGACGGGGCCTTCCTGCCCGAGGACTTCGTGGTGCCCACGCTGGTGGCCGGGCCCGACTTCCAGATCCGTCCGATCACCGTGCACGACGTGGTCAAGGACTACGGCGCCGTCATCGGCAGCCTGGACCGGCTGGCCGGCCGGTTCGGGCCCGAGTGGGGCTGGCCCGACCGCGAGTTCACCTTCGAGCAGGCCCTGATCGACGTCGCGTGGCTGCAGAAGCAGGGGCAGTTGCGGCGCTCGTTCAGCTACGTCGTGATCACCCCGGACGGGGAGCGGCAGCTCGGCCGCATCCACGTCGCCCCGTCGGACCGTCCCGGCTCGGACGCGGTGGTGGTGTTCTGGGTGCGCGCGGACGAGGAGAACTCCGTCCTGGAGAAGGAGCTGGAGGGGTTCGTCCGCGAATGGGTCGGCACGGCGTGGCCCTTCGACAAGGTCCGCTTCCCCGGCCGCGACTAG
- a CDS encoding HAD family hydrolase, translating to MFDLASSAPSRDGLAIGFDLDLTLADTRAGISAVYAALAAETGVPIDTGQVVRRIGPPLEEELAYWFPPERVPAMAARYRAIYADVAVPATVLMPGAAAALEAVRARGGRVVVVSGKNQADTERTVRFLGLAADAVVGGLFGADKGAVLREHGAGAYIGDHTGDVDAARAASAVAVAVATGAFDSAALTAYGADVVLPDLLAFPGWLGGFGAGGAAPQG from the coding sequence GTGTTCGATCTCGCCTCCTCCGCGCCGTCCCGCGACGGCCTCGCCATCGGTTTCGACCTCGATCTGACCCTCGCCGACACCCGCGCCGGGATCAGTGCCGTCTACGCGGCCCTGGCGGCGGAGACGGGCGTGCCGATCGACACCGGGCAGGTGGTGCGGCGCATCGGACCCCCGCTGGAGGAGGAGCTGGCGTACTGGTTCCCGCCGGAGCGGGTGCCGGCGATGGCGGCGCGCTACCGGGCGATCTACGCCGACGTCGCGGTCCCGGCGACCGTCCTCATGCCGGGGGCGGCCGCCGCGCTGGAGGCGGTGCGGGCCCGCGGCGGGCGGGTGGTCGTCGTGTCGGGCAAGAACCAGGCCGACACCGAGCGGACCGTCCGGTTCCTCGGGCTGGCGGCGGACGCGGTCGTGGGCGGCCTGTTCGGCGCCGACAAGGGCGCCGTCCTGCGCGAGCACGGCGCCGGCGCCTACATCGGCGACCACACCGGCGACGTGGACGCCGCCCGGGCCGCCTCGGCGGTGGCGGTGGCCGTCGCGACCGGCGCGTTCGACTCGGCGGCCCTCACCGCCTACGGCGCGGACGTCGTGCTGCCGGACCTGCTGGCGTTCCCCGGCTGGCTCGGCGGTTTCGGGGCGGGCGGAGCCGCCCCGCAGGGCTGA
- a CDS encoding cold-shock protein: MPTGKVKWYDSDKGFGFLTRDDGGEVFVHSSALPGGVTTLKPGQRIEFGVVEGRRGQQALQVRVLETLPSVEKTIAKQRRKKPDEMVVITEDLIKLLDGISNTYRRGKHPAPADAKKIAIVLRAVADDLAP, translated from the coding sequence GTGCCGACTGGCAAGGTCAAGTGGTACGACTCCGACAAGGGGTTCGGCTTCCTCACCCGCGACGACGGCGGTGAGGTCTTCGTGCACTCGTCGGCGCTGCCGGGCGGGGTCACGACCCTCAAGCCGGGCCAGCGCATCGAGTTCGGCGTGGTCGAGGGGCGCCGCGGTCAGCAGGCCCTGCAGGTGCGGGTGCTGGAGACGCTGCCGTCGGTGGAGAAGACCATCGCCAAGCAGCGGCGCAAGAAGCCCGACGAGATGGTCGTCATCACCGAGGACCTGATCAAGCTGCTGGACGGGATCTCCAACACCTACCGGCGGGGCAAGCACCCGGCGCCGGCCGACGCCAAGAAGATCGCCATAGTGCTGCGCGCGGTCGCCGACGACCTGGCGCCCTGA
- a CDS encoding MFS transporter, whose product MADRTRAGRSARAVTGGAARACRAARSAALGTGRLTRRVTHAQGAGRSGLGSLIEACAFNSAGDALVTVALAGTLFFGLDVNQARSQVALYLVVTMAPFALVAPLIGPALDRARHVRRYAIASTFVMRALLCWALASALPHGDQVTFLPAAFGVLVISKAFGVLRAAVTPRVLPEEIPLVTANARCSFAGLIAASITAPAGAGLAVLIGPGWALRIGTVLFLLGAVFTMRLPRHVDVPEAEPAAEKAAPRRAWRALPRVGPVVAEAMQANAVLRAFSGFLIIYLAFLLRQERFDPVSHHVALGLLAACAGAGGLIGTALGAWMKARAPRFIVSATLACVTGVTAAGAAFFGLWAALAVATAAGLGQVLGKLSMDAVVQREIGEEVSSSTFAVSETLHQLSWVLGGLLGLGMSIVADGRLALAIVAAALALASGLLVMRQAGARRQAGRPGRTGPLKDAHHEMRA is encoded by the coding sequence ATGGCAGACCGGACACGGGCGGGTCGGTCCGCACGTGCCGTCACCGGGGGTGCGGCGCGGGCGTGCCGCGCAGCGCGCTCGGCCGCGCTCGGGACGGGACGGCTCACCCGCCGCGTCACCCACGCGCAGGGCGCCGGCCGCAGCGGGCTCGGCAGCCTGATCGAGGCGTGCGCGTTCAACTCCGCCGGGGACGCGCTGGTCACGGTCGCGCTCGCGGGCACCCTGTTCTTCGGCCTGGACGTCAACCAGGCGCGCAGCCAGGTCGCCCTCTACCTCGTCGTCACGATGGCGCCGTTCGCGCTGGTCGCACCGCTGATCGGCCCGGCGCTGGACCGGGCCCGGCACGTCCGCCGCTACGCGATCGCGAGCACGTTCGTGATGCGGGCGCTGCTGTGCTGGGCGCTGGCGAGCGCGCTCCCGCACGGCGACCAGGTCACCTTCCTGCCGGCCGCGTTCGGCGTGCTGGTGATCTCCAAGGCCTTCGGGGTGCTGCGCGCCGCGGTCACCCCGCGCGTCCTGCCGGAGGAGATCCCGCTGGTGACGGCGAACGCGCGCTGCTCGTTCGCCGGGCTCATCGCCGCGTCGATCACCGCGCCCGCCGGGGCCGGCCTCGCCGTGCTGATCGGGCCGGGCTGGGCGCTGCGGATCGGCACGGTCCTGTTCCTGCTGGGCGCCGTGTTCACCATGCGGCTGCCCCGCCACGTGGACGTCCCCGAAGCCGAACCGGCGGCGGAGAAGGCCGCCCCGCGCCGCGCGTGGCGGGCGCTGCCGCGCGTCGGCCCGGTCGTCGCCGAGGCGATGCAGGCGAACGCGGTGCTCCGCGCGTTCTCCGGCTTCCTGATCATCTACCTGGCGTTCCTGCTGCGCCAGGAGCGGTTCGACCCGGTGTCGCACCATGTCGCCCTCGGCCTGCTGGCGGCGTGCGCGGGCGCGGGCGGACTGATCGGCACCGCGCTCGGCGCCTGGATGAAGGCGCGGGCGCCGCGGTTCATCGTGTCGGCGACGCTGGCGTGCGTCACCGGCGTCACCGCGGCGGGCGCCGCGTTCTTCGGGCTGTGGGCCGCCCTCGCCGTGGCGACCGCGGCCGGGCTCGGGCAGGTGCTCGGCAAGCTGTCCATGGACGCGGTCGTGCAGCGCGAGATCGGCGAGGAGGTGAGCTCGTCCACCTTCGCGGTGTCGGAGACCCTGCACCAGCTCAGCTGGGTCCTCGGCGGGCTGCTCGGCCTCGGCATGTCGATCGTCGCGGACGGACGGCTCGCGCTCGCGATCGTCGCGGCGGCGCTGGCCCTGGCGTCCGGGCTGCTGGTGATGCGGCAGGCCGGAGCCCGGCGTCAGGCCGGCAGGCCCGGCCGCACCGGCCCGCTCAAGGACGCGCACCACGAGATGCGCGCCTGA
- a CDS encoding DUF3027 domain-containing protein codes for MVDSACAEAVDLAREAAEDTAGPAQVGEHLGLRAEADRVVTHYFVCLDPAYTGWRWAVTVTRASRAKNVTVSECVLLPGDDALLAPPWVPWLERLRPGDLGPGDLLPTAPDDVRLAPGFTQVDESTDRETQWELGLGRVRVLSREGRDEAAARWYDGVAGPRAPIAASAPAQCSTCGFYVVLAGALRQVFGVCANEYAPDDGRVVSADHGCGAHSEAVSLPAVSEHNPPVIDELGYEVVPTGGDEDAAALDDEALGHS; via the coding sequence ATCGTCGACTCCGCCTGCGCCGAGGCGGTCGACCTCGCCCGCGAGGCCGCCGAGGACACCGCCGGCCCGGCCCAGGTCGGCGAGCACCTCGGCCTGCGGGCCGAGGCCGACCGAGTGGTCACGCACTACTTCGTGTGCCTCGACCCCGCCTACACGGGCTGGCGTTGGGCCGTGACGGTGACCCGCGCGTCGCGCGCCAAGAACGTCACGGTCAGCGAGTGCGTCCTGCTCCCCGGCGACGACGCGCTCCTGGCGCCGCCGTGGGTGCCGTGGCTGGAGCGGCTGCGCCCGGGCGACCTCGGCCCCGGCGACCTGCTGCCGACCGCGCCCGACGACGTGCGGCTCGCGCCCGGCTTCACGCAGGTGGACGAGTCGACCGACCGCGAGACCCAGTGGGAGCTCGGCCTCGGCCGCGTCCGGGTGCTGTCGCGGGAGGGCCGCGACGAGGCCGCCGCCCGCTGGTACGACGGCGTCGCCGGGCCCCGCGCCCCGATCGCCGCGTCCGCCCCCGCCCAGTGCTCCACCTGCGGCTTCTACGTGGTGCTGGCGGGTGCGCTGCGGCAGGTCTTCGGCGTCTGCGCCAACGAGTACGCGCCCGACGACGGCCGCGTCGTCTCCGCCGACCACGGCTGCGGCGCGCACTCCGAGGCCGTCTCCCTCCCGGCGGTGTCCGAGCACAACCCGCCGGTCATCGACGAGCTCGGCTACGAGGTCGTCCCCACCGGCGGTGACGAGGACGCCGCGGCCCTCGACGACGAGGCGCTCGGCCACAGCTGA